One Capra hircus breed San Clemente chromosome 29, ASM170441v1, whole genome shotgun sequence genomic region harbors:
- the CD6 gene encoding T-cell differentiation antigen CD6 isoform X5 — protein sequence MVADMALFFVVAGLLTAALSGHPSPTPSDQPNTTRAESQTLQPGERLQVRLVNGSSRCDGTVEVWFQESWQPVCGALWELDASHALCSSLDCGQAHRLELPVLQTPEPPPWGAAWNASWAPTTTGALAPAVQCSGPEWLSCKVVERDCRSDEWPAQVNCTEKRDLKLVGGGSPCEGRVEMLQHGQWGSVCDDTWDLEDAHVVCRQLGCGWAVQALPGLHFAPGQGRIHWDQVNCTGLETYLWDCPGLPGNGYCGHKEDAGVVCSEHQSWRLTGGTDPCEGQVEVYFRGVWNTVCDSEWYDSEANVLCQDLGCGTVARVPKGLPHSLSGKMYYSCKGRESTLSKCFWRFNNSNLCRQSQAARVLCSGARSLLNLSTTEVPASGQPVTVESSVMVKTKDWESRELMLLIPCIILGILLLISLVFIAIILLRIKGKYALPAVVNHQHSPTTTPAGMENYQEVPITIAKEDSQRHRFTEEEAQQNRFQMPPLEEGPGLEEVHASEVPPANPEHCIAQPPSRDLPPRSKSSSSTSSGEMYCNSPNSKRPLWSSQVFSTERNPLLEQPPNLELAGSQATIPAGPSADDSSSTSSGEWYQNYKLPPQPLSAEQFGCPGASGGGSHAPQPDFSSDEEYDDIGAA from the exons GTCACCCATCTCCAACCCCATCTGACCAGCCCAACACCACCAGGGCAGAGAGCCAGACCTTGCAACCAG GGGAGCGACTCCAGGTCCGTCTGGTGAATGGGAGCAGCCGCTGCGACGGGACAGTGGAGGTCTGGTTCCAGGAGTCGTGGCAGCCCGTGTGCGGGGCGCTCTGGGAGCTCGATGCCTCCCACGCCCTGTGCAGCTCGCTGGACTGTGGCCAGGCTCACCGGCTGGAACTGCCGGTCCTGCAGACCCCGGAGCCGCCGCCCTGGGGAGCCGCGTGGAATGCCAGCTGGGCCCCCACCACCACAGGGGCCCTGGCCCCTGCCGTCCAGTGCAGCGGCCCTGAATGGCTGAGCTGCAAGGTGGTGGAGCGAGACTGCCGCAGCGACGAGTGGCCCGCCCAGGTCAACTGTACAG AAAAACGCGATTTGAAATTGGTGGGTGGTGGCAGCCCATGTGAGGGCCGCGTGGAGATGCTGCAGCACGGCCAGTGGGGTTCGGTGTGTGACGACACATGGGACCTGGAGGATGCTCACGTGGTGTGCCGGCAGCTGGGCTGCGGCTGGGCCGTCCAGGCCCTGCCCGGCTTGCACTTCGCCCCTGGCCAAGGACGCATCCACTGGGACCAAGTGAACTGCACTGGGTTGGAGACCTACCTGTGGGACTGCCCGGGGCTGCCCGGAAATGGGTACTGTGGCCACAAGGAGGACGCTGGAGTGGTGTGTTCAG agcACCAGTCCTGGCGCCTGACCGGGGGCACTGACCCCTGCGAGGGGCAGGTGGAGGTGTACTTCCGAGGGGTCTGGAACACAGTGTGTGACAGTGAGTGGTACGACTCAGAGGCCAACGTGCTCTGCCAGGACTTGGGCTGTGGGACCGTGGCCCGGGTGCCCAAGGGGCTGCCCCACTCCTTGTCGGGCAAGATGTACTACTCATGCAAGGGAAGGGAGTCCACCCTCTCCAAATGCTTCTGGCGGTTCAACAACTCCAACCTCTGCAGACAGTCCCAGGCAGCCAGGGTCCTCTGCTCAG GTGCCCGGAGTCTGCTCAATCTGTCCACTACTGAAGTCCCTGCAAGTGGTCAGCCAGTCACTGTGG AATCTTCTGTGATGGTGAAAACAAAGGACTGGGAATCTCGAGAGCTAATGCTCCTCATCCCCTGCATCATTCTGGGAATTCTCCTTCTCATCTCACTTGTTTTCATAGCCATCATCCTCTtgagaattaaaggaaaatacG CCCTCCCTGCTGTGGTAAACCACCAGCACTCACCCACCACCACCCCGGCAGGGATGGAAAACTATCAAGAGGTCCCCATCACCATCGCCAAAGAAG ATTCCCAGCGGCACCGCTTCACAGAGGAGGAGGCCCAGCAGAACAGGTTCCAGATGCCCCCCTTGGAGGAAG gcccaggactggaagaggtgCATGCCTCCGAAGTTCCACCTGCCAACCCTGAACACTGCATTGCACAACCTCCCTCCCGGGACCTTCCCCCACGGAGCAAAAGCAGCTCCAGCACATCTTCGGGGGAGATGTATTGTAACAGCCCCAACAGCAAGCGACCTCTGTGGAGCTCTCAAGTGTTTTCGACAGAGAGGAACCCCCTCTTGGAGCAGCCCCCCAACTTGGAGCTGGCTGGCTCCCAGGCAACTATTCCAG CAGGGCCCTCAGCTGATGACAGCTCCAGCACCTCCTCTGGCGAGTGGTACCAGAACTACAAGCTGCCGCCCCAGCCCCTTTCTGCTGAGCAGTTTGGATGTCCAGGTGCCAGTGGCGGGG GGTCCCATGCTCCCCAGCCTGACTTCTCCTCTGATGAAGAATATGATGACATCGGAGCAGCCTAG